Part of the Candidatus Dormiibacterota bacterium genome, GCGCGCGCCGATATCGTCGACCGCTTGTTCGATCGCGGCACCTACCAGCTCCGGCAGCATAATCTCCCCCGATAGATTCACTGCGTCAGACGGCAGATCGCGCGAAATAACCGCTTGGACTCGCGTTTCGCTCGCGCGCGACCGTTCCGCGTAGGCCACGCGCACGCGCTTTGTACCGATATCGATGCCGAGCGGCAAAGGCCGCATGCGACCGATCATCGCGCCGCTCCCAGCGCGATCGCGACAACGCTCCCCCACGCCAAATACGGTCCGAACGCAACGCGATCGCCCATTGTAACGCGATGCATGAACAGGAGCGCCGAGTTGACGAGCGCGGCGATGACGAAGGCGCATGCGAGCGCCAGTCCGCCGCCATACGCGCCCAAACCGGCTCCGATCACGGCCGCCAGTTTCGCATCGCCAAGACCGATCCCGCGCCCGCGCGTGATCGCATGCAGCGCAACCACAACGCCCGCGCTTCCTAAGATGCCTAAAAGGCTTGCGGCGGCCGCTCCCTCAAGGGCACAAAAAGTAACGACCAAAAGCAATGCCGGGGCCGTTACACGATCGAGGATGAGACCTAGGCGTAGATCCGTCCAAGCGCTGACGACCAGCGCACCGGCCAGAATTTCGATTTGCGGATAATCCCGAGGCCCGCGAAACAGCACGGCGAACGTCGCCGCGAGGGCCACAAGCGCGCTTCCCAAGGCCGCGCCCGTATGCTTGGATGGCGATAAGC contains:
- a CDS encoding A24 family peptidase, with protein sequence MMVLVPGVTALLASAMFLAVARGDGRLSPSKHTGAALGSALVALAATFAVLFRGPRDYPQIEILAGALVVSAWTDLRLGLILDRVTAPALLLVVTFCALEGAAAASLLGILGSAGVVVALHAITRGRGIGLGDAKLAAVIGAGLGAYGGGLALACAFVIAALVNSALLFMHRVTMGDRVAFGPYLAWGSVVAIALGAAR